The following are encoded in a window of Panicum virgatum strain AP13 chromosome 5N, P.virgatum_v5, whole genome shotgun sequence genomic DNA:
- the LOC120674577 gene encoding protein MAINTENANCE OF MERISTEMS-like, producing the protein MAHPMFPLLETFYDSKHRAHVIADEGEALQPLRARTHSPLRWDERYAPYLRRDGLLPLARVVCAGLPVMDAPLLTAFVDRWRPETHSFHLPCGEVSITLQDVAMILGLPLEGNAVTGMIQSDGWRDMVQAQVGIRPPEPPEGVKDRKTSGVSSAWLKENFYHCPQGAPQELVERHARVWVWHLFGGFLFLDGSGNTISWMVLPILGQQWENIAKYSWGSATLAWLYRQLCDACRWVASDSILGGCAYLLQIWIWERFPVGRLYRGELEPWPHHDPESRPTVAYCWKNVGAVRGDPARRYMHYMDDLDSLMQNQWEQRHRMNPDSGPVHRHNHYKDYLQWLHSVSRVSIKPPRSTEPIKDREDTDDDDDIVDEYDDITRSGV; encoded by the exons ATGGCTCATCCAATGTTCCCCCTACTGGAGACGTTCTACGACTCCAAGCACCGCGCACACGTAATAGCTGACGAAGGGGAA GCGCTGCAGCCCCTCCGTGCACGTACCCACTCGCCTCTCCGATGGGATGAGCGGTACGCGCCGTACTTGCGCCGGGATGGGTTGCTGCCTTTGGCTCGAGTTGTGTGCGCGGGTCTGCCAGTGATGGATGCACCCCTTCTTACTGCTTTTGTTGACCGTTGGAGGCCAGAAACACATAGCTTCCACCTGCCTTGCGGTGAAGTGTCCATAACTCTACAAGATGTGGCAATGATTCTTGGACTACCTCTGGAGGGAAATGCAGTCACTGGCATGATACAAAGTGATGGATGGAGGGATATGGTTCAGGCGCAGGTTGGGATTCGTCCACCAGAACCGCCAGAGGGAGTGAAGGATAGAAAGACCTCAGGGGTGAGCTCGGCTTGGCTAAAGGAAAATTTCTACCATTGCCCCCAAGGAGCACCTCAAGAACTTGTAGAGCGCCATGCACGTGTTTGGGTGTGGCACCTCTTTGGAGGCTTCTTGTTTCTGGATGGTTCGGGCAACACTATATCATGGATGGTACTACCTATTCTTGGTCAGCAGTGGGAAAACATTGCAAAGTACAGCTGGGGGTCGGCAACACTTGCTTGGTTGTACCGACAACTTTGTGATGCATGTCGGTGGGTTGCAAGCGACTCAATCCTAGGAGGGTGTGCCTATCTATTGCAAATTTGGATTTGGGAAAGGTTTCCAGTAGGTCGGCTGTACCGTGGTGAATTAGAG CCTTGGCCGCACCATGACCCAGAATCGAGGCCGACAGTTGCTTATTGCTGGAAGAATGTGGGAGCAGTTAGAGGGGACCCTGCACGCCGATACATGCACTATATGGATGACCTTGACAGCCTCATGCAAAATCAG TGGGAGCAAAGGCATAGGATGAACCCTGATTCCGGTCCAGTGCATAGGCACAACCATTACAAGGACTATCTTCAGTGGCTACATTCAGTGTCAAGAGTTTCAATCAAGCCTCCACGCTCCACTGAGCCTATAAAGGATCGCGAGGAcaccgacgatgatgatgacatcGTCGACGAGTACGATGATATCACTCGCTCAGGAGTTTAG
- the LOC120676460 gene encoding kinesin-like protein KIN-14B codes for MVPVCIIPNMDGQSGKTMQSLPDTLSSLMGFNQYLTPSWIESVSHIIKELSPTEPNTKVMVHMTQNIGPDDAESDAKVAKIQDELVSLNAQLKQITLQRRQSLNNYLDLKGNIRVFCRVRPFHHEESYQSRSLFTLDESNVFLKVAEAKIKQYKFDKVFNQCSTQGDVFAEVEPVIKSALDGYNVCIFAYGQTGSGKTYTMEGKHTATDLGVIPRGIQALFDRASESNIRFLFTFSMLEIYMGNLRDLLVPRSKTHDFKKVPSLSIKTDPDGGIEIENLVAVTVNSFQEVKRLYEVGTRLRSTAYTMANSTSSRSHCLIRLSLTSFDAPERKKARNKLWMIDLGGSERLVKTKATGKRLKEGKAINLSLSALGDVIDALQTKKAHVPYRNSKLTQVLRDSLGCDSKTLMLVHIRPNEDDLCETICTLGFATRVRSIRLDSEEPPEEKARKEHLLIELEREVSELEQQCEDVTRKIKKLEETMEHLKGPQPFVSTDSVVSHPLSEDLKTTMSKTTKNSKNRREVSSRLPSFMKPTASSQQRIGLTKHIPISNRTKPPVPPKRRPSSVYAESVRLPVNATTWQSECSSECSISMTSDMNWIPSLQDGTECSQQDTSEYETKQVIFSEHAKLLQGELISLAESQLLESGKMQNKTEEMDIIDIDSWIHQQITENTSICKRERILDITEVTECETYNSSTASPIQMECLKGGKQAQDEDSHLKLQPPMINVEDIKQAEAINQFTSTELCTPPSKELCRNDKMKEHKNERLAYHGKSRRSLQEKLDKCIPGQPNNESKTDPIVQPEVRFQDEEHYIDKSTKFFQALRTAWVGALLGLGTMSLGLEQDFFQSLTL; via the exons ATGGTGCCGGTTTGCATAATACCAAACATGGATGGGCAATCAGGGAAAACGATGCAGAGTCTGCCTGATACACTATCGTCCCTCATGGGGTTCAACCAGTACCTCACACCCAGTTGGATTGAATCGGTGTCTCACATCATCAAGGAGTTGTCACCAACCGAACCAAATACGAAAGTAATGGTTCATATGACTCAAAATATTGGTCCTGATGATGCAGAATCAGACGCTAAAGTTGCAAAGATTCAAG ATGAACTGGTTTCACTGAATGCTCAACTAAAGCAGATAACACTGCAGAGGAGACAGTCACTAAATAACTATTTGGATCTGAAAG GAAATATAAGGGTGTTCTGTCGTGTAAGACCTTTTCACCATGAAGAGAGTTACCAATCCAGATCTCTATTCACCCTGGATGAGAGTAATGTGTTCCTAAAAGTTGCTGAAGCCAAGATAAAGCAATACAAGTTTGATAAGGTTTTCAACCAATGCTCAACACAAG GTGATGTATTTGCTGAAGTTGAACCAGTGATAAAATCTGCTTTAGATGGCTATAACGTTTGTATATTTGCCTATGGGCAGACAGGTAGTGGAAAAACTTATACCATG GAAGGGAAGCATACAGCTACAGATCTAGGTGTGATACCACGAGGGATTCAAGCACTATTTGATCGAGCTTCAGAGAGCAACATAAGGTTTCTGTTCACTTTCAGTATGCTTGAGATTTACATGGGAAACCTAAGAGACCTGCTAGTTCCCAGAAGCAAGACACATGATTTTAAGAAAGTGCCAAG CCTTTCCATCAAAACAGATCCTGATGGCGGCATTGAGATTGAAAACCTTGTGGCAGTTACTGTGAATAGCTTTCAAGAAGTAAAAAGACTATATGAAGTGGGGACCCGGCTTCGTTCAACAGCTTACACTATGGCTAATTCTACATCAAGCAGATCTCACTG TTTGATTCGCCTTTCATTGACCTCCTTCGACGCACCAGAGAGAAAAAAAGCAAGAAACAAGTTATGGATGATTGATCTAGGTGGAAGTGAAAGACTTGTAAAGACAAAAGCAACTGGGAAAAGACTCAAGGAGGGCAAAGCCATAAATTTGTCACTGTCAGCCCTAGGGGATGTGATTGATGCACTTCAAACCAAAAAAGCCCATGTCCCTTATAG GAATAGCAAGCTTACACAAGTTCTTAGAGACTCTCTAG GATGCGATTCCAAAACATTGATGCTTGTCCATATCCGCCCAAATGAGGATGATTTGTGTGAGACAATTTGTACCTTGGGTTTTGCAACAAGAGTTAGAAGCATTCGCTTGGACAGTGAAGAGCCACCA GAAGAAAAGGCAAGAAAGGAACATTTATTAATAGAGTTGGAACGGGAGGTCAGTGAATTAGAACAACAATGTGAAGATGTTACCCGAAAGATTAAGAAACTTGAGGAGACAATGGAGCATTTGAAAGGACCTCAGCCATTTGTTAGCACAGATTCTGTCGTTTCACATCCATTGAGTGAAGACCTGAAAACTACCATGTCAAAGACTACAAAGAATTCAAAGAATCGTAGAGAAGTTTCATCTAGGTTACCTAGTTTTATGAAGCCAACGGCTTCtagccagcagaggataggctTGACCAAACACATTCCTATCAGTAACAGGACAAAACCACCAGTGCCACCAAAGAGAAGGCCTTCCTCAGTTTACGCTGAGTCTGTAAGGCTGCCAGTAAATGCTACCACTTGGCAGTCAGAATGCAGCTCTGAGTGCAGTATCTCCATGACAAGTGACATGAATTGGATCCCAAGCTTACAAGATGGGACAGAATGCAGCCAGCAGGATACATCAGAGTATGAGACTAAACAGGTTATTTTCTCAGAACATGCGAAACTGTTGCAGGGTGAACTGATTTCGCTCGCAGAATCTCAACTTCTAGAATCAGGGAAGATGCAGAATAAAACTGAGGAAATGGACATTATAGACATTGATAGTTGGATCCATCAACAAATTACAGAAAACACCAGCATATGTAAAAGAGAAAGGATTCTAGATATTACTGAAGTAACTGAATGTGAAACATACAATTCTAGTACTGCATCACCAATTCAGATGGAATGTCTTAAAGGTGGTAAACAGGCACAGGATGAAGACAGTCACCTCAAACTGCAACCCCCCATGATAAATGTGGAAGATATCAAGCAAGCAGAAGCTATCAATCAATTCACTTCAACAGAATTGTGCACTCCTCCCTCAAAAGAACTTTGCAGAAATGACAAAATGAAGGAACATAAAAATGAAAGGCTTGCATATCATGGAAAATCCAGAAGATCGCTACAGGAAAAGTTGGACAAGTGCATTCCAGGGCAGCCAAACAATGAATCAAAAACTGACCCCATCGTACAACCTGAAGTCAGGTTCCAGGATGAAGAACATTATATAG ACAAGTCGACAAAGTTCTTTCAAGCTCTTCGAACGGCATGGGTTGGTGCTCTTCTAGGACTGGGTACTATGAGCCTTGGATTAGAGCAAGACTTCTTCCAGAGCTTGACGCTTTGA
- the LOC120676490 gene encoding pentatricopeptide repeat-containing protein At5g56310-like, with protein MSPPPLPPALHRVLSLLQRVASPRQLLQAHAFLLPRGGHRHPRLLCALLLASLRLAPRYRPHAAALLRRVHPAVSLRAAARLPPPLLRGSLLGPQLHSLLLRAGLAASDAHVSASLVQVYCACGRVAAARSVFDEMHGRDVVAWNVMIAGYVKSGDLVGARELFDAMPERNVVSWTTLIGAYAQMKQPEEAVEVFRRMQVEEGIEPDGVALLSVLSACGDLGAVDLGEWVHMFVVRRGLFQKIPLMNAIIDMYMKCGCIEKAVEVFEGMEEKSVVTWTTLIAGFALHGLGLQAVEMFRMMETENVAPNDVTFLVVLSACSHVGLTDLGRWFFNVMVSHYRMKPRVEHYGCMIDILGRAGCLMEAQDLVQGMPFKANAAIWGALLAAARTHGDTGLGEQALLHLIDLEPHNGGNYILLSNIYAEQERWDDVSKLRKAMKERGLKNVPGASSIEIDGMVHEFTSRDGSHPCLHKICEILCKINTNMKSVGVIVVLPEVLHDIEEG; from the coding sequence atgtcgccgccgcctctgccccCTGCGCTCCACCGCGTGCTCTCCCTCCTCCAGCGCGTCGCCTCCCCACGCCAACTCCTCCAGGCGcacgccttcctcctcccccgcggcggccaccgccacccgcgcctcctctgcgcgctcctcctcgcgtcCCTCCGCCTCGCGCCCCGCTACCGGCCCCACGCTGCCGCCCTTCTACGCCGCGTGCACCCCGCCGTCTCCCTcagggccgccgcccgcctcccgccgccactCCTCCGCGGGAGCCTCCTCGGGCCGCAGCTCCActccctgctcctccgcgccGGCCTCGCGGCCTCCGACGCCCACGTCTCCGCCAGCCTGGTCCAGGTGTACTGCGCCTGCggacgcgtcgccgccgcgcgcagcgtGTTCGACGAGATGCACGGCAGGGACGTGGTGGCCTGGAACGTTATGATCGCGGGGTACGTGAAGTCCGGGGACCTGGTCGGCGCGCGCGAGCTGTTTGATGCAATGCCTGAGAGGAATGTGGTTTCGTGGACGACGTTGATTGGGGCGTACGCGCAGATGAAGCAGCCAGAGGAAGCAGTAGAGGTGTTCCGGAGAATGCAGGTGGAGGAAGGGATTGAGCCTGACGGGGTGGCGTTGCTGTCAGTTCTGTCCGCATGCGGGGATTTGGGTGCGGTTGATCTAGGGGAGTGGGTGCACATGTTTGTGGTGAGGCGGGGGTTATTCCAGAAGATACCACTGATGAATGCGATCATTGACATGTACATGAAATGCGGGTGTATCGAGAAGGCAGTGGAGGTGTTTGAGGGTATGGAGGAGAAGAGCGTCGTGACTTGGACAACACTGATTGCTGGATTTGCATTGCATGGCCTTGGTTTGCAAGCTGTCGAAATGTTTCGCATGATGGAGACCGAGAATGTGGCGCCAAATGATGTCACTTTTCTTGTTGTCCTCTCAGCGTGTAGCCATGTTGGATTAACTGATTTGGGCCGCTGGTTTTTCAATGTCATGGTGTCCCATTACAGGATGAAGCCACGTGTTGAGCATTATGGGTGCATGATTGATATACTTGGTCGTGCTGGTTGTTTAATGGAGGCTCAGGATTTGGTTCAGGGGATGCCTTTCAAGGCAAATGCAGCAATATGGGGTGCTCTTCTTGCTGCTGCTAGGACTCATGGTGACACTGGCCTTGGAGAACAAGCTTTATTGCATCTAATTGACCTTGAGCCTCACAACGGTGGGAACTATATTCTCCTATCAAATATTTATGCAGAACAGGAGAGGTGGGATGATGTGAGCAAACTCCGAAAAGCAATGAAAGAAAGGGGTCTAAAGAATGTGCCAGGGGCAAGTTCCATCGAAATTGATGGCATGGTTCATGAGTTCACTTCGAGAGATGGATCCCATCCTTGCTTACATAAGATTTGTGAAATATTATGTAAGATCAACACCAATATGAAATCTGTTGGTGTTATTGTTGTGCTTCCTGAAGTACTGCATGATATTGAAGAAGGCTAA